Proteins co-encoded in one Nicotiana sylvestris chromosome 7, ASM39365v2, whole genome shotgun sequence genomic window:
- the LOC104232229 gene encoding probable phospholipase A2 homolog 1, whose amino-acid sequence MQGGDNSLTSSFILTTLVFSFFLFAIAESTNNSQGVRCSKTCVAENCNSIGIRYGKYCGVGWSGCAGEKPCDDLDACCKIHDECVEKNGMTNVKCHEKFKRCIKKVQKSGKAGFSRECPYDVAVPTMVQGMDMAIMFSQLGNSKLEL is encoded by the exons ATGCAGGGAGGTGACAATTCTCTCACCTCATCATTCATCCTTACGACATTAGTcttctcctttttcctctttgCCATTGCTGAATCCACCAACAATTCTCAAGGA GTTCGATGTAGCAAAACATGTGTGGCAGAGAACTGTAACT CAATTGGAATTAGATACGGGAAATACTGTGGAGTAGGATGGAGTGGATGTGCAGGGGAGAAACCTTGTGATGATCTAGACGCCTGCTGTAAGATTCACGATGAATGTGTAGAGAAAAATG GTATGACAAACGTTAAATGCCATGAGAAGTTTAAGAGGTGCATAAAGAAAGTTCAGAAGTCTGGGAAGGCTGGGTTTTCCAGAGAGTGCCCCTATGATGTAGCTGTTCCAACGATGGTACAGGGTATGGACATGGCTATTATGTTTAGCCAACTGGGAAACTCAAAGCTTGAACTTTGA